Proteins co-encoded in one Novosphingobium sp. PP1Y genomic window:
- the glpX gene encoding class II fructose-bisphosphatase, whose amino-acid sequence MSDKKTPASKVLDRVLVLEMVRVTEAAAIAASELIGRGDEKAADHAAVEAMRKAFDELYIDGTVVIGEGERDEAPMLFIGEKVGGAPDRGPKIDIALDPLEGTTITAKAGPNALAVLAAAEEGGLLNAPDVYMEKLAVGPGYPEGVIDLDKTPTENIKSIAAAKGVDPHEIIVCVLDRPRHADLIEELRAIGCGIQLIPDGDVAGVIAVTDETTTIDVYMGSGGAPEGVLAAAALRCVGGQMQGRLLFRNDDERARARKWGIEDLNKIYTLGELAKGDCIFAATGVTSGSLLDGVKRLKGGKMTTESVVMRASSGTVRWIKGEHRH is encoded by the coding sequence ATGTCCGACAAGAAAACTCCTGCAAGTAAAGTTCTCGATCGCGTTCTCGTTCTCGAAATGGTGCGCGTTACTGAGGCGGCAGCCATTGCCGCTTCCGAACTCATTGGTCGCGGTGATGAGAAAGCCGCCGATCATGCCGCCGTTGAGGCCATGCGCAAGGCTTTTGACGAACTTTATATCGACGGGACTGTCGTGATCGGCGAGGGAGAGCGTGACGAGGCTCCCATGCTATTCATCGGCGAGAAGGTCGGCGGCGCTCCAGATCGTGGGCCGAAGATCGACATCGCCCTCGATCCGCTTGAGGGCACCACGATCACGGCCAAGGCCGGACCGAATGCTCTGGCCGTCCTGGCTGCCGCCGAAGAAGGCGGCCTGCTCAACGCGCCGGATGTCTACATGGAAAAGCTGGCCGTGGGGCCGGGCTATCCCGAGGGCGTGATCGACCTCGACAAGACGCCGACCGAGAACATCAAGTCGATCGCTGCGGCAAAGGGCGTCGATCCGCACGAGATCATCGTGTGCGTGCTCGACCGTCCTCGCCATGCAGACCTGATCGAGGAGCTGCGCGCCATCGGCTGCGGCATCCAGCTCATTCCCGATGGCGATGTTGCCGGCGTGATCGCGGTTACCGACGAGACGACCACCATCGACGTTTACATGGGCTCGGGCGGCGCGCCCGAGGGCGTCCTCGCCGCCGCTGCGCTTCGCTGCGTGGGCGGGCAGATGCAGGGCCGCCTGCTGTTCCGCAACGACGATGAGCGGGCGCGTGCGCGCAAGTGGGGCATCGAGGATCTGAACAAGATCTACACGCTCGGCGAACTGGCCAAGGGGGATTGCATCTTCGCGGCGACCGGTGTGACCAGCGGCTCGCTGCTCGACGGTGTGAAGCGCCTCAAGGGCGGCAAGATGACCACTGAAAGCGTCGTCATGCGCGCAAGTTCGGGGACGGTTCGCTGGATCAAGGGCGAACACCGCCACTGA
- a CDS encoding homoserine dehydrogenase — MVEPLNIALAGLGTVGTGVVRLIETNAELIARRAGRPIRIAAVSARDRTKDRGVDLTQYTWEDDPAALAAREDVDVVVELVGGSDGPALSLARKAIGNGKGLVTANKAMIAHHGLELASAAEGAGVALKFEAAVAGGIPVIKGLSEGAAANKIERVYGILNGTCNYILSTMEDTGRDFTDVLEEAQRLGYAEADPTFDIEGIDAAHKLSILAAIAFGSRLRFDAVETMGVSPVKAADIEQARSLGYVIRLIGMAEIDRLDGGVGLFQRVRPHLVPIDHPLAHVDGATNAVVAEGNFMGRLLFQGAGAGDGPTASAVVADIIDIARGEKGAAFSMPASELEDIAPAPTGHRFGRSYLRFIVHDRPGVLAEITAAMRDAGVSIESLIQKAPSDDAGEVIIAVVTHEGPESAVTEAMRILDGSDSLAGQPLVMQIIAN; from the coding sequence ATGGTAGAACCGCTCAATATCGCGCTTGCAGGTCTGGGTACCGTCGGTACCGGCGTCGTCCGTCTCATCGAGACCAATGCGGAGCTCATTGCCCGCCGTGCAGGGCGTCCGATTCGCATTGCCGCGGTGAGCGCGCGCGACCGTACCAAGGATCGCGGCGTCGACCTGACGCAGTACACCTGGGAAGACGATCCGGCCGCGCTTGCCGCCCGCGAGGACGTCGATGTCGTCGTGGAACTGGTCGGCGGCTCCGATGGTCCGGCGCTGTCCCTCGCTCGCAAGGCGATCGGCAATGGCAAGGGGTTGGTCACCGCCAACAAGGCGATGATCGCGCACCACGGCCTTGAGCTGGCCTCGGCGGCAGAGGGTGCCGGCGTCGCCCTCAAGTTCGAAGCCGCGGTCGCGGGCGGTATTCCGGTGATCAAGGGCCTGAGCGAAGGCGCCGCTGCGAACAAGATCGAGCGCGTCTATGGCATTCTCAACGGAACCTGCAATTACATCCTCTCCACGATGGAGGATACGGGCCGCGATTTCACCGACGTTCTCGAGGAAGCGCAGCGCCTCGGTTATGCCGAGGCCGATCCGACCTTCGACATCGAAGGCATCGACGCCGCGCACAAGCTGTCGATCCTCGCCGCCATCGCCTTCGGTTCGCGCCTGCGTTTCGATGCCGTCGAAACCATGGGCGTTTCGCCGGTCAAGGCTGCTGACATCGAGCAGGCCCGCTCGCTGGGTTACGTCATCCGCCTGATCGGCATGGCCGAGATCGACCGGCTCGATGGCGGGGTCGGCCTGTTCCAGAGGGTGCGGCCGCATCTGGTCCCGATCGACCACCCGCTCGCGCATGTCGACGGGGCTACCAATGCCGTCGTCGCCGAAGGCAATTTCATGGGGCGCCTGCTGTTCCAGGGGGCCGGTGCTGGCGACGGACCGACGGCCAGCGCCGTGGTCGCCGACATTATCGACATCGCCCGCGGCGAAAAGGGCGCGGCTTTCTCGATGCCCGCAAGCGAGCTTGAGGACATTGCACCGGCGCCGACCGGCCATCGGTTCGGCCGATCCTACCTGCGCTTCATCGTCCATGACCGTCCGGGCGTGCTTGCCGAGATCACCGCCGCCATGCGCGATGCCGGCGTCTCGATCGAGAGCCTGATCCAGAAGGCGCCGTCGGACGACGCCGGCGAAGTGATCATCGCCGTTGTCACCCATGAAGGTCCGGAATCGGCCGTTACCGAGGCAATGCGCATTCTCGATGGCTCGGACAGCCTGGCGGGCCAGCCGCTGGTAATGCAGATCATCGCCAATTGA
- a CDS encoding energy transducer TonB encodes MAYADQQMSGNKITALVIVALIHVFVGYALVTGLAYEAAKKVINKVTTVDIKEEKPKEEEPPPPPPKQENVPPPPIVAPPPPINIAPAPPPVQTVITPPPPPPVVIQTAAPPPPPPPSKSKGATPKGMNSWAARIQANYPTRAAREEREGRVGVRVSINADGRVSSCSVTSSSGSPDLDEAACDGMTRYARFNPALDTAGNPTTDTYSTAIVYKLN; translated from the coding sequence ATGGCTTACGCTGACCAGCAAATGAGCGGTAATAAGATTACCGCGCTTGTCATTGTCGCGCTGATCCACGTCTTCGTCGGCTATGCGCTAGTCACGGGCCTCGCCTACGAGGCGGCGAAGAAGGTCATCAACAAGGTGACCACCGTGGACATCAAGGAAGAGAAACCCAAGGAGGAAGAGCCGCCACCGCCGCCTCCGAAACAGGAAAATGTGCCGCCGCCGCCCATTGTGGCGCCGCCGCCGCCGATCAACATCGCTCCGGCCCCGCCGCCGGTGCAGACTGTGATCACCCCGCCGCCGCCGCCGCCGGTGGTCATCCAGACCGCAGCGCCGCCGCCGCCGCCGCCGCCATCCAAGTCCAAGGGCGCCACGCCCAAGGGCATGAACAGCTGGGCAGCCCGCATTCAGGCCAACTATCCGACCCGCGCCGCTCGTGAAGAGCGTGAAGGTCGCGTTGGCGTGCGAGTGTCCATCAACGCGGACGGCAGGGTGTCCTCCTGCTCGGTCACGAGCTCGAGTGGCAGCCCGGACCTGGACGAAGCAGCATGTGACGGCATGACCCGTTACGCTCGTTTCAACCCGGCCCTCGACACCGCGGGTAATCCGACGACGGATACGTATTCGACCGCGATCGTCTACAAGCTCAACTAA
- a CDS encoding MotA/TolQ/ExbB proton channel family protein, whose amino-acid sequence MLIVDILAAAGEAAAPQNKFGFAEALEQGGFIAYATVIILGIMSFGSFYILFTKWFEQSKILRQFNTVRTSFWKAPTLREGAAKLEKNSAWRQLVDDGIAAEDQHAKMTDSLEAHDWLHGSLARSESTINARLASGLPFLATVGATAPFIGLFGTVVGIYRALIAIGIAGSASIDKVAGPVGEALIMTALGLLVAVPAVLAYNYLQSRNKRIAEMLTGFSNDVLANINSKGAVKPAMATAPAKAAPAKPAAAPAKS is encoded by the coding sequence ATGCTTATCGTTGACATCCTCGCCGCTGCCGGCGAAGCCGCCGCGCCTCAGAACAAATTCGGTTTCGCAGAAGCCCTCGAGCAGGGCGGCTTCATCGCCTACGCGACCGTGATCATTCTCGGCATTATGTCCTTCGGTTCGTTCTACATCCTGTTCACCAAGTGGTTCGAACAGTCGAAGATCCTGCGCCAGTTCAACACTGTCCGCACCAGCTTCTGGAAGGCCCCCACCCTGCGTGAAGGCGCCGCCAAGCTCGAAAAGAACAGCGCATGGCGCCAGCTCGTCGACGACGGCATCGCCGCTGAAGACCAGCACGCCAAGATGACCGATTCGCTCGAAGCCCACGACTGGCTGCACGGCTCGCTCGCTCGCTCGGAATCGACCATCAACGCACGTCTCGCTTCGGGTCTGCCGTTCCTCGCCACCGTCGGCGCAACTGCACCGTTCATCGGTCTGTTCGGTACCGTCGTCGGCATCTACCGCGCTCTGATTGCCATCGGCATCGCCGGTTCGGCCTCGATCGACAAGGTCGCCGGTCCGGTCGGTGAAGCTCTGATCATGACCGCGCTGGGTCTGCTCGTCGCCGTTCCCGCCGTTCTCGCCTACAACTACCTGCAGAGCCGCAACAAGCGCATTGCGGAAATGCTGACCGGCTTCTCGAACGACGTTCTCGCGAACATCAACTCGAAGGGTGCCGTCAAGCCCGCCATGGCCACTGCTCCGGCGAAGGCTGCTCCGGCCAAGCCGGCCGCCGCTCCGGCCAAGTCGTAA
- a CDS encoding biopolymer transporter ExbD, with the protein MAISTGGGGADSPMSDINTTPLVDVMLVLLIIFLIAVPVAIQTIEKLHIPIIKSVESKDKVENLLLTVSTTDDGGRSAGEPGYTGASRNGECRVYFNNITPVTAEELRDRAFKRLDSIVKREGGAEALMKNPDLIPQVHIRGDVNAPWRCIAGAIYNVQISGYPTVGFISNPVDPNA; encoded by the coding sequence ATGGCGATATCCACGGGCGGAGGCGGTGCAGACTCACCGATGTCCGACATCAACACGACGCCGCTCGTCGACGTCATGCTGGTGCTTCTGATCATCTTCCTGATCGCGGTTCCGGTCGCGATCCAGACGATCGAAAAACTGCACATTCCGATCATCAAGTCGGTCGAATCGAAGGACAAGGTCGAGAACCTGCTCCTCACCGTTTCGACCACCGACGATGGCGGACGCAGCGCTGGTGAACCCGGGTACACGGGCGCGTCGCGCAATGGCGAGTGCCGCGTCTACTTCAACAATATCACACCGGTCACTGCGGAAGAACTGCGCGACCGTGCCTTCAAGCGCCTCGACTCGATCGTGAAGCGCGAAGGCGGCGCCGAGGCCCTGATGAAGAATCCGGACCTCATCCCGCAGGTGCACATCCGCGGCGACGTGAACGCCCCGTGGCGTTGCATTGCCGGTGCGATCTACAACGTCCAGATCTCGGGCTACCCGACGGTCGGGTTCATCTCGAACCCCGTCGACCCGAACGCCTGA
- a CDS encoding biopolymer transporter ExbD → MAMSGGKDDGAPMMDMNTTPLIDVMLVLLIMFIITIPVATHSIDIDLPVATPPDSTPPPVDPVRNKVVLTSDDKIMWNGNQIDGATLQRLLVDTTNIDPEPELQFQPEPQASYDLSAKVLQVIKASKVSKFGFVGNEQYAEFGK, encoded by the coding sequence ATGGCAATGTCAGGCGGCAAGGATGATGGCGCCCCGATGATGGACATGAACACGACGCCGTTGATCGACGTCATGCTCGTGCTCCTCATCATGTTCATCATCACCATCCCGGTTGCGACCCACTCGATCGACATCGATCTGCCGGTCGCGACTCCCCCGGACTCGACGCCTCCGCCGGTCGACCCGGTCCGCAACAAGGTCGTCCTCACCTCGGACGACAAGATCATGTGGAACGGCAACCAGATCGACGGCGCGACCCTGCAGCGCCTGCTCGTGGATACGACCAACATCGATCCCGAGCCGGAACTGCAGTTCCAGCCGGAACCGCAGGCCAGCTACGATCTCTCGGCCAAGGTGCTGCAGGTGATCAAGGCTTCGAAGGTTTCGAAGTTCGGCTTCGTCGGCAACGAACAGTACGCTGAATTCGGCAAGTAA
- a CDS encoding ligase-associated DNA damage response DEXH box helicase gives MSKQAGVPPEIAQWFQARGWRARRHQADMLAAADEGRHALLVADTGAGKTLAGFLPTLAAFCPSRLGGMKPAEGLHTLYVSPLKALAHDVQRNLVTPVEEIGLPIRIETRSGDTPSDRKARQRARPPHVLLTTPESLSLLLSYPEAPELFSTLQRVVIDEVHAFATGKRGDLLALSLARLQALAPAMQRAALSATLADPDSYRGWLAPWGDIDTVALVAGEAGAEPDVSILLPRDERIPWSGHAATWAIDQLYEKIRAHRTTLVFTNTRFLAEYIFQCLWDANEDKLPIGIHHGSLSKEARRKVEGAMARGELRALVCTASLDLGIDWGDIDLVVQMGAPKGSSRLLQRIGRANHRLDSPSEAILVPGNRFEFFEAFAAQEAVREGRRDGEGFRPGGLDVLAQHVMAIACSGPFREEDVLSEVRSTQAYAWVDEAIFARVLDFVATGGYALRSYDRFRRILKDRDGTWRLTHPEHAARHRLNAGIIVDAEMLDVRFRNGRSLGKVEEGFGASLEPGDTFRFAGMDLEVESLKDLDLVVRAAKRSATIPSYMGQRMPISTHLADRVREMLADRAGWARFPDDVREWLEVQDWRSHLPAPGRLLVESFPHRGLAYTTYYTFEGWPANQSLGMLVTRRMEDRGLGPLGFVATDYALSIWGLKPVEDPAVLLSPDILTDEFVDWVQQSYLLRRAFREVAVISGLVERQHPGKRKSGRQVTFSTDLIYDVLCKYEPDHLLIEAAWADARSRMTDVARVADVLDRAAREIDHIRLDRISPLSVPVLSMIGRESLPSGAADDELLHEAESLASLAMRVDPALDE, from the coding sequence ATGAGTAAGCAAGCGGGAGTCCCGCCCGAGATTGCGCAATGGTTCCAAGCTCGCGGCTGGCGCGCCCGGCGCCATCAGGCCGACATGCTTGCGGCTGCGGACGAGGGGCGCCATGCGCTGCTCGTGGCCGATACCGGGGCCGGCAAGACCCTCGCAGGGTTTCTGCCGACGCTGGCGGCCTTCTGCCCGTCGCGGCTGGGCGGGATGAAGCCTGCAGAGGGTCTCCACACGCTCTACGTCTCTCCGCTCAAGGCGCTGGCACACGACGTGCAGCGCAACCTCGTCACCCCGGTCGAGGAAATCGGTCTGCCGATCCGGATCGAGACCCGCAGCGGCGATACGCCTTCGGACCGCAAGGCCCGCCAGCGCGCCCGCCCGCCGCATGTCCTGCTGACGACACCGGAATCGCTTTCGCTGCTGTTGAGCTACCCCGAGGCGCCGGAGCTGTTCTCGACCCTGCAGCGGGTGGTGATCGACGAGGTGCATGCCTTCGCCACGGGCAAGCGCGGCGATCTTCTGGCGCTCTCGCTCGCGCGGCTGCAGGCACTGGCGCCCGCGATGCAGCGCGCGGCGCTTTCGGCGACCCTGGCGGATCCGGATTCCTATCGCGGCTGGCTGGCACCCTGGGGCGACATCGATACGGTCGCGCTTGTCGCGGGCGAAGCCGGGGCCGAACCCGATGTTTCGATCCTGCTCCCGCGCGACGAGCGCATTCCCTGGAGCGGGCATGCGGCGACATGGGCGATCGACCAGCTCTACGAAAAGATCCGCGCCCACCGCACGACGCTGGTGTTCACCAACACGCGGTTCCTTGCCGAGTACATCTTCCAGTGCCTCTGGGATGCCAACGAGGACAAGCTGCCCATCGGCATCCATCACGGTTCCCTGTCGAAGGAGGCACGTCGCAAGGTCGAAGGCGCGATGGCGCGGGGCGAGTTGCGGGCGCTCGTCTGCACGGCCAGTCTCGACCTCGGCATCGATTGGGGCGATATCGACCTTGTCGTCCAGATGGGCGCGCCCAAGGGCTCCTCTCGGCTGCTGCAGCGCATCGGCAGGGCCAACCACCGTCTCGACAGCCCGAGCGAGGCCATACTGGTCCCGGGCAACCGCTTCGAGTTCTTCGAGGCATTCGCCGCGCAGGAGGCGGTGCGTGAAGGCCGGCGTGATGGCGAGGGGTTCCGTCCGGGCGGGTTGGACGTCCTGGCCCAGCACGTCATGGCCATTGCCTGTTCCGGTCCGTTTCGGGAGGAAGACGTCCTGTCCGAAGTACGCTCCACCCAGGCCTATGCATGGGTGGACGAAGCGATCTTCGCCCGGGTGCTCGATTTCGTGGCGACCGGGGGCTACGCACTGCGCTCCTACGACCGCTTTCGCCGGATCTTGAAGGACCGGGACGGCACCTGGCGGTTGACCCATCCCGAGCACGCGGCGCGCCACCGGCTCAACGCCGGGATCATCGTCGATGCCGAGATGCTGGATGTGCGCTTCCGCAACGGGCGCTCGCTGGGCAAGGTGGAGGAGGGCTTCGGCGCGAGCCTGGAGCCGGGCGATACCTTCCGCTTTGCCGGGATGGATCTCGAAGTGGAATCGCTCAAGGATCTCGACCTTGTCGTCCGGGCGGCGAAGCGTTCGGCGACGATCCCCAGTTACATGGGCCAGCGCATGCCGATTTCGACCCATCTGGCGGATCGGGTCCGTGAGATGCTGGCAGACCGCGCGGGCTGGGCGCGCTTTCCCGATGACGTGCGCGAATGGCTCGAAGTGCAGGACTGGCGTTCGCACCTGCCGGCTCCGGGACGTCTTCTGGTCGAGAGCTTCCCCCATCGCGGATTGGCCTACACGACGTACTATACTTTCGAAGGCTGGCCGGCGAACCAGTCGCTCGGGATGCTGGTGACGCGGCGCATGGAGGATCGCGGCCTCGGCCCTCTCGGGTTTGTCGCGACGGACTACGCGCTGTCGATCTGGGGCCTCAAGCCGGTGGAAGATCCGGCGGTGCTGCTTTCACCGGACATCCTTACGGACGAATTCGTCGATTGGGTTCAGCAGTCCTACCTGTTGCGCCGCGCCTTCCGCGAAGTCGCGGTCATCTCCGGCCTCGTCGAGCGGCAACATCCTGGCAAGCGCAAGTCGGGGCGACAGGTGACCTTCTCGACCGATCTTATCTACGACGTCCTGTGCAAGTACGAGCCCGACCACCTGCTGATCGAGGCTGCCTGGGCCGATGCCCGCTCACGCATGACCGACGTGGCGCGCGTGGCGGACGTTCTCGACCGGGCGGCGCGAGAGATCGATCATATCCGGCTCGACCGGATCAGCCCCCTGTCGGTTCCCGTGCTCTCGATGATCGGGCGCGAGAGCCTGCCCTCGGGCGCGGCGGATGACGAACTCCTGCATGAAGCGGAGAGCCTGGCCTCGCTTGCCATGCGGGTCGATCCGGCGCTCGATGAATAG
- a CDS encoding MgtC/SapB family protein codes for MIAIADTDHLTAAGVGLALGLLVGLQRGWALRDRPEGSRFAGIRTFALIGLGGSLAGLLYANAKGPATTLLVAICALVILGYERATRNSQRIDGTSGVVALLTLACGFLVGTGEELLGIVIAVVMVLILAMRTQLHGWIERLSEKEMLSIARFALIALVILPLLPDKSFGPYDAWNPRKLWLVVVLVSGFSFAGYFAARILGPTRGILATAAAGSFVSSTAVTASLANKLKEGTQGTMIVAAGISLASVVMFIRVLALVSVLAPPALTELAQIVAPGMAVSLALTLWYLRRSAQEKREKGGHEVEMRNPFDIGPALLLTALVMALTVAAQWVLQHYGDRELAIVLALSGALDVDSAIITLGNLPAGTLAPRTAGLVLAVPVVLNTLFKAFVASSVGGWHKGKHGTLPLIACAVPVTVTALLMI; via the coding sequence ATGATAGCGATTGCCGACACCGATCACCTGACCGCCGCCGGTGTCGGTCTCGCACTGGGGTTGCTTGTGGGCCTGCAGCGCGGCTGGGCCCTGCGCGACCGTCCGGAAGGCTCGCGCTTCGCCGGGATCCGCACTTTCGCTCTCATCGGCCTGGGTGGCAGCCTCGCGGGCCTGCTCTATGCCAATGCCAAGGGGCCGGCCACGACGCTGCTGGTGGCGATCTGCGCGCTGGTGATCCTCGGTTACGAGCGAGCGACGCGCAACTCGCAGCGGATCGACGGCACCTCCGGCGTGGTCGCCCTGCTCACGCTCGCCTGCGGTTTTCTCGTAGGTACCGGAGAGGAACTGCTGGGCATCGTCATCGCGGTCGTGATGGTCCTCATCCTGGCCATGCGTACCCAGTTGCACGGCTGGATCGAGCGCCTGAGCGAAAAGGAGATGCTCTCCATCGCGCGCTTCGCGCTGATTGCGCTCGTCATTCTTCCGCTGCTGCCGGACAAGTCGTTCGGCCCCTACGACGCATGGAACCCGCGCAAGCTCTGGCTCGTCGTCGTGCTCGTCTCGGGCTTCTCCTTCGCGGGCTATTTCGCCGCACGCATCCTCGGGCCAACCCGCGGCATTCTCGCGACCGCGGCAGCCGGTTCGTTCGTTTCGTCGACGGCCGTTACCGCCTCGCTCGCCAACAAGCTGAAGGAAGGCACGCAGGGAACCATGATCGTGGCCGCCGGGATCTCGCTGGCGTCCGTGGTCATGTTCATACGCGTGCTCGCGCTCGTGAGTGTGCTGGCACCGCCGGCGCTGACCGAACTGGCCCAAATCGTGGCCCCCGGCATGGCTGTCAGCCTCGCCCTGACCTTGTGGTACCTACGGCGATCGGCGCAGGAAAAGCGCGAAAAGGGCGGCCACGAAGTGGAGATGCGCAACCCTTTCGACATCGGGCCTGCCCTGCTCCTGACCGCGCTGGTCATGGCCCTGACGGTGGCGGCGCAATGGGTGCTCCAGCACTACGGCGACCGGGAACTGGCCATCGTCCTCGCATTGTCGGGAGCGCTGGACGTGGATTCCGCAATCATCACCCTGGGCAACCTGCCCGCCGGCACATTGGCGCCGAGGACTGCAGGGCTTGTCCTTGCCGTACCGGTCGTCCTCAACACCCTGTTCAAGGCCTTCGTCGCCAGCAGCGTCGGGGGCTGGCACAAGGGCAAGCACGGGACGCTACCCCTAATCGCCTGCGCCGTTCCGGTAACGGTAACCGCCCTGCTCATGATCTGA
- the pgmG gene encoding phosphoglucomutase/phosphomannomutase PgmG, which yields MSHRFDPTILREYDIRGVVGETLGPDDARAIGRSFGTLVRRCGGRKVAVGRDGRTSSPMLEAALVEGLVGSGADVVQIGLGPTPMLYFAEATGADIDAGIQITGSHNPPGHNGFKMVLAGKPFFGADIARLGAMAQAGDWDEGAGSVELREVLDAYVARIVEGLGEVPREALSALRIGWDAGNGAAGPALEKLAARLPGQHFLLFTAVDGTFPNHHPDPTEEANLADLKALIAAEGLDFGIAFDGDADRIGVVDGMGRTIWGDQLLMIFAEDLLRMVPGATVIADVKASQALFDAIAGHGGEPLMWKTGHSLMKAKMAETGAPLAGEMSGHVFFAHDFYGYDDALYAAVRLMAASVRLGRSITELRGAMPELLNTPELRFHVDETRKFAAVEEVRRRLAEAGADFVAIDGVRVRTPDGWWLLRASNTQEVLVARAESGTAQGLERLIAEVDAQLAMSGLSRGN from the coding sequence ATGAGCCATCGCTTCGACCCGACGATCCTGCGCGAGTACGACATTCGCGGGGTGGTCGGCGAGACGCTGGGCCCCGACGATGCCCGCGCCATCGGTCGCAGCTTCGGCACGCTCGTGCGTCGCTGCGGGGGGCGCAAGGTCGCGGTGGGGCGTGACGGTCGGACCAGTTCGCCGATGCTGGAGGCCGCGCTGGTCGAGGGGCTCGTGGGCAGCGGCGCGGATGTCGTGCAGATCGGCCTGGGGCCGACGCCGATGCTCTACTTCGCCGAAGCCACAGGGGCGGACATCGACGCAGGCATCCAGATCACCGGCAGCCACAACCCGCCAGGGCACAACGGCTTCAAGATGGTGCTGGCAGGCAAGCCGTTCTTCGGTGCGGATATCGCCCGCCTCGGCGCCATGGCGCAGGCGGGGGACTGGGACGAAGGCGCAGGCAGTGTCGAGCTGCGCGAAGTCCTCGATGCCTACGTCGCCCGCATCGTCGAGGGGCTGGGCGAAGTGCCGAGGGAGGCGCTGTCCGCGCTGCGGATCGGCTGGGATGCCGGAAACGGCGCTGCCGGGCCGGCGCTGGAAAAGTTGGCGGCGCGCTTGCCGGGGCAGCATTTCCTGCTCTTCACTGCTGTTGACGGCACCTTTCCCAACCACCATCCCGACCCGACCGAGGAAGCCAATCTGGCTGACCTCAAGGCGCTGATCGCTGCCGAGGGCCTCGATTTCGGGATCGCCTTCGACGGCGATGCCGACCGCATCGGCGTCGTCGATGGCATGGGACGGACGATCTGGGGTGACCAACTGCTCATGATCTTTGCCGAAGACCTGCTGCGCATGGTGCCCGGGGCGACCGTCATCGCTGACGTCAAGGCGTCGCAGGCCCTGTTTGACGCGATTGCCGGGCATGGCGGTGAGCCGCTGATGTGGAAGACAGGCCATTCGCTGATGAAGGCGAAAATGGCCGAGACGGGAGCACCGCTCGCCGGAGAGATGAGCGGCCATGTCTTTTTCGCGCATGACTTCTATGGCTACGACGATGCACTCTATGCCGCGGTCCGGTTGATGGCCGCTTCAGTGCGGCTAGGGCGCTCGATCACCGAATTGCGCGGGGCCATGCCGGAACTGCTCAACACGCCCGAACTGCGCTTCCATGTCGACGAGACCCGCAAGTTCGCGGCGGTCGAGGAAGTGCGCCGCCGCCTCGCCGAAGCGGGGGCGGATTTCGTCGCGATCGATGGTGTACGGGTCAGGACACCGGACGGCTGGTGGCTGCTGCGGGCGTCCAACACGCAGGAGGTGCTGGTCGCCCGCGCCGAAAGCGGGACGGCGCAAGGGCTGGAGCGGCTCATCGCCGAGGTCGACGCACAGCTTGCCATGTCGGGTCTTTCGCGGGGGAATTGA
- a CDS encoding J domain-containing protein: protein MKFLWLAALACIAWKLAFGRWPWESRKRSGKAFPRVRARALLGVSEGASRKDILEAHRRLIAQVHPDRGGSSEKVHEANEARDILLANLPQDSTPQP, encoded by the coding sequence ATGAAGTTCCTGTGGCTGGCGGCGCTGGCCTGCATTGCCTGGAAACTGGCTTTCGGGCGCTGGCCATGGGAATCGCGCAAGCGCAGCGGCAAGGCCTTCCCGCGCGTGCGGGCCCGGGCCCTGCTGGGCGTGTCGGAAGGCGCCAGCCGCAAGGATATCCTCGAGGCGCACCGGCGGCTGATCGCGCAAGTGCACCCTGATCGGGGCGGGTCGAGCGAAAAGGTCCACGAAGCCAACGAAGCGCGCGATATCCTGCTGGCCAACCTGCCGCAGGACAGTACCCCCCAGCCATGA